Proteins from one Gemmatimonadota bacterium genomic window:
- a CDS encoding nucleoside 2-deoxyribosyltransferase, translating to MSRIIYLASPYGFSSQQKQKLLPEFVQVLESLGAEVWEPFGRNNQIDKAQPGWAYQIGQADVRDVKESDAIFAIVNGTPPDEGVMVELGIAIALGKKTFLFRDDFRRCTDSEDYALNLMLFTGLPEHGWEDYYYTSLDEVVDPDKALVRWLNGAVD from the coding sequence ATGTCCAGAATTATCTATCTCGCCAGTCCCTACGGTTTTTCGTCTCAACAGAAACAGAAACTTTTGCCCGAGTTTGTTCAGGTGCTCGAGTCTCTCGGCGCAGAAGTGTGGGAACCGTTTGGACGCAATAATCAGATTGACAAGGCACAGCCCGGATGGGCGTATCAAATCGGGCAGGCAGATGTGCGCGATGTCAAAGAATCAGACGCGATATTTGCCATTGTCAATGGCACGCCGCCCGATGAGGGTGTGATGGTTGAACTCGGGATTGCCATTGCTTTAGGGAAAAAGACCTTTTTGTTTCGAGACGATTTTCGCCGCTGTACCGATTCAGAAGACTATGCGCTTAATCTTATGCTTTTTACTGGTTTGCCAGAACACGGCTGGGAAGATTATTATTACACTTCTTTGGATGAAGTTGTCGATCCGGATAAGGCTCTGGTGCGCTGGCTGAATGGAGCGGTAGATTGA
- a CDS encoding KamA family radical SAM protein, with product MDVIEEVYAPRTKHPVDPEDLAHRELRRDEFWRHIPAFADIDARTFHSHIFQMRHSITSVGKLMRVLEDRVSNDFYQEVAAGLQHAPMSVRISPYITSLINWDDPYRDPIRKQFLSLRCEQEHDHPELHLDSLNELGDAPVDGLTHRYPDRVLFLVLDTCPVYCRFCTRSYAVGLDTEDVEKVNLRVNRERWDNAIGYIQSRPEIEDVVVSGGDMYQLKADQLEELGNRLLDIDHIRRFRFATKGPAVMPQKLVTDDAWVDALTRVVDRGRKMHKEVVLHTHFNHPAEITGITQDGLNRLQSRGITIRNQAVLQSGVNSSTETMRLLVKRLSYLNVQPYYVYFHDLVRGVEDLRTTLDDGLAIEKAIRGTTSGFNMPTFIVDTLGGGGKRDAHSYEYYNRETGIAVYISPVVKPDTFFFYFDPLWRLREDIQARWQDDVEREKMKAEAIEAAR from the coding sequence ATGGACGTTATCGAAGAAGTATATGCCCCTCGCACAAAACATCCCGTCGATCCCGAGGATCTCGCACATCGCGAATTGCGTCGGGACGAATTCTGGCGACACATCCCCGCTTTTGCAGACATAGACGCGCGCACCTTTCACTCGCACATCTTTCAGATGCGCCATTCAATAACCAGCGTGGGCAAATTGATGCGAGTACTCGAGGATCGGGTATCCAATGACTTTTATCAAGAAGTCGCAGCGGGCCTGCAACACGCGCCCATGAGTGTGCGGATTTCGCCGTATATCACGAGCTTGATCAATTGGGATGACCCATATCGCGATCCGATTCGCAAACAATTTTTGTCTCTCAGATGCGAGCAAGAGCACGATCACCCCGAATTGCACCTCGATTCGCTCAATGAATTGGGAGACGCCCCCGTTGATGGATTGACACATCGCTATCCAGACCGCGTGTTATTCCTCGTATTGGACACCTGTCCTGTATATTGCCGATTTTGCACCCGCAGCTATGCCGTGGGACTGGATACAGAAGATGTAGAAAAGGTAAATCTGCGGGTCAATCGCGAGCGATGGGACAATGCGATTGGGTATATTCAATCGCGCCCCGAAATCGAAGACGTCGTAGTCAGCGGCGGCGACATGTATCAGCTCAAAGCCGATCAACTCGAAGAATTGGGCAATCGCCTGCTGGATATCGACCACATCCGGCGATTTCGCTTTGCGACCAAAGGCCCGGCGGTCATGCCACAAAAACTCGTCACAGATGATGCCTGGGTAGATGCGCTGACGCGCGTGGTAGATCGCGGGCGCAAAATGCACAAAGAAGTCGTCCTGCACACCCATTTTAATCACCCCGCCGAAATCACCGGCATTACCCAGGACGGGCTTAATCGGCTGCAGTCCCGCGGAATAACAATACGCAACCAGGCAGTACTTCAAAGCGGCGTGAATAGCAGCACCGAGACAATGAGACTCCTGGTCAAGCGATTGAGCTACTTAAACGTACAACCCTATTACGTATATTTCCACGACCTCGTGCGCGGCGTTGAAGACCTGCGTACAACGCTCGACGATGGCCTCGCCATTGAAAAAGCCATACGCGGCACCACATCCGGGTTCAACATGCCCACATTTATTGTAGATACATTGGGCGGTGGCGGAAAACGAGACGCACACTCTTACGAGTATTACAACCGGGAAACCGGAATCGCCGTCTATATCAGTCCCGTAGTAAAACCCGATACATTTTTCTTTTATTTTGATCCACTCTGGCGTTTGCGCGAAGATATTCAAGCGCGATGGCAGGACGATGTGGAAAGGGAAAAAATGAAAGCCGAGGCCATAGAGGCTGCGCGGTAA